The following are encoded in a window of Impatiens glandulifera chromosome 5, dImpGla2.1, whole genome shotgun sequence genomic DNA:
- the LOC124937433 gene encoding cytokinin dehydrogenase 3-like — MIIFLMILSNVMSIVGKNMMWNDSLLNLNISGNKLRRDTRAIDRASRDYGKIANIRPDAVLYPTSVNDIVNLVKLSYNSKRPFGVAARGRGHSVRGQAMVKKGVVVEMTSLNTVTRGSRIRIVNDPRLGLYTDVGGEQMWIDVLYATLQRGLSPVVWTDYLYLTVGGTLSNAGLGGQAFRHGPQISNVFELDVITGKGRLVTCSNTYRSELFYAVLGGLGQFGIITRARIRLVKAPTKVKWVKLMYSDFSAYIRDQENLITSNDDGLNYVEGSVIMDYSHPISWETSFSPIEVSRIKTLLTQHKILYCIEAIKYYGYAPTYSNISETEVDNLFQGLSYVPGFIFKKDASYFDFLNRVHVKEIALQPLGLWNIPHPWLNMFIPKSSIMNFNQRVLVDFIHKQNKSTGPIHAYATRRNKWDDRMSAVTPDGEIFYFVGLLHAVVDGDWKSRDILNKEVLGLCKKLGIEVKEYLWNQKTKDEWIRHFGPKWRIFAQRKALFDPKKILSPGQNIFN, encoded by the exons ATGATAATCTTTCTAATGATTCTAAGTAATGTGATGTCAATCGTTGGAAAAAATATGATGTGGAATGACTCTCTTCTCAATCTCAATATCTCAGGCAACAAGCTTCGACGAGATACCAGAGCGATAGATAGAGCATCCAGGGATTACGGTAAGATCGCAAATATAAGGCCCGACGCGGTCCTGTATCCAACGTCAGTCAATGACATTGTCAATCTAGTGAAATTATCTTACAATTCAAAGCGCCCATTTGGGGTGGCGGCGAGGGGTCGCGGACACTCGGTAAGGGGGCAGGCCATGGTGAAAAAAGGGGTGGTAGTGGAGATGACTTCCTTAAATACTGTCACTAGAGGGAGTAGAATTAGGATTGTAAATGATCCAAGATTAGGGCTTTATACCGATGTTGGTGGTGAACAAATGTGGATTGATGTTCTTTATGCAACTCTCCAACGTGGTCTTTCACCAGTTGTTTGGACCGATTATCTTTACCTTACTGTCGGTGGCACACTCTCTAATGCCGGGCTTGGTGGCCAAGCTTTTCGTCATGGTCCACAAATTAGTAATGTATTTGAATTAGACGTTATAACAG GGAAAGGAAGGCTTGTGACATGTTCGAACACTTATCGTTCAGAACTCTTTTATGCTGTTCTCGGAGGTCTAGGCCAATTTGGGATCATAACTAGGGCAAGGATTCGTTTGGTTAAGGCTCCAACAAAG GTGAAATGGGTGAAACTGATGTACTCTGACTTCTCAGCCTACATTAGGGACCAAGAGAATCTCATAACTTCGAATGATGATGGGTTGAATTATGTTGAGGGTTCTGTAATTATGGATTATAGTCATCCTATTAGTTGGGAAACTTCATTCTCTCCCATTGAGGTATCAAGAATCAAAACATTGCTAACCCAACACAAGATTCTCTACTGCATTGAAGCAATCAAGTATTATGGTTACGCCCCTACATATTCTAATATCAGTGAG ACTGAAGTGGACAATTTGTTCCAAGGCTTGAGCTATGTTCCCGGGTTTATCTTCAAGAAAGATGCATCATACTTTGATTTTCTCAATAGGGTACATGTAAAAGAGATAGCGCTTCAACCCTTAGGGCTATGGAATATCCCTCATCCGTGGCTAAATATGTTTATACCGAAATCGAGTATAATGAACTTCAACCAAAGAGTATTAGTCGATTTCatacacaaacaaaataaatcaacGGGGCCAATCCATGCCTACGCAACTAGGCGAAACaa GTGGGATGATAGGATGTCAGCTGTTACACCGGATGGAGAGATCTTCTACTTCGTGGGATTATTGCATGCAGTTGTGGATGGTGACTGGAAATCAAGGGACATTCTGAACAAAGAAGTATTAGGGTTGTGCAAGAAACTTGGAATTGAAGTTAAGGAATATCTTTGGAATCAAAAAACCAAGGATGAATGGATTCGTCATTTTGGTCCGAAATGGAGGATTTTTGCTCAGAGGAAAGCTCTGTTTGATCCAAAAAAGATATTGTCACCCGGACAAaacattttcaattaa